One genomic window of Mucilaginibacter sp. SJ includes the following:
- a CDS encoding RNA recognition motif domain-containing protein → MKVFIAGLPLEVDEAELTAVFGDFGPVKSLRIIKDRETKESKGFGFVEMVNEDEAKEAIRCMNGASYYGRRITVNIAEDKGPGFNGGGQKGGFRRN, encoded by the coding sequence ATGAAAGTATTTATTGCAGGTCTTCCTTTAGAAGTAGATGAGGCCGAATTAACAGCTGTTTTTGGTGATTTTGGGCCGGTTAAATCGCTCAGGATCATTAAAGATCGCGAAACAAAAGAGAGTAAGGGTTTTGGTTTTGTGGAGATGGTTAACGAGGATGAAGCGAAAGAAGCGATACGTTGCATGAATGGAGCAAGTTATTATGGCCGCAGGATCACAGTTAACATAGCCGAAGATAAAGGTCCTGGCTTTAACGGCGGTGGCCAAAAAGGTGGCTTCAGGCGTAATTAA
- a CDS encoding T9SS type B sorting domain-containing protein, with amino-acid sequence MCASPKPVITALVLWLVAFSAFGQAPDITYTTPNVYIIGNEIAPLSPANKGGAVPATVYGDTKVIAGTGQFGNVNGNAATAQFKLPYGISIDADGNMYIAESGGGIRMISAAGQVSSIGTDALPGPPFNVPKLNNPRGVVKDKSGNLFVANYSNHNILKITPAGAVTVFAGINQGGTADGPGNVANIINPNGIAIDKDDNLYVSDGNNAIRKISPSGYVYTLAGQPSAGTIDGLGRAAKFNKPAGLAVDKDGNIYVADQAGFVIRKITPNGQVTTVAGSGSFGTGDGIGAAANFQYPVGITVDPSGNLYVTDGGVGTVRRISPDGEVKTIAGGGPIGAESGVGTNVHFSSPSGITIGPDGNLYVAEYGKNAIKQVIATGYTIDKVLPAGLVFDPRTGIITGTPTVLWPATDYTVTAYNAAGSSKFILSIEVDDVLKPIINGSSASGAITACVGTASANYQTFMVSGINLTDDAIVMAPANFEVSLTPVGGYGNTVTISLADLELPPDGDGIPVYVRSVATAPARNFTGNVLLKSTGAADVHVPVSGVVNPIMTLEVSINQQILGCPGEQVILVALTPNPANNLNYQWYVNGIPTGPNSVNFISSEVTSTDIITVTMTNTVDCTNTPSVTSAPASPMYIPLVTPVVSVEQPDLACPGQQVIFVANTHGTEDVNSVYRWEINNVDQHNNNKTFPAPIAITAADKVTVTLINTSDCGPLSSTSGPVSPVYKPLVTPTVTVEQPDLVCPGQSVTFVANTNGSEGINPVYRWLVNGIAQNNNEKTFPAPATITAADKVTVTLINTSDCTDNPAGVTSLSVSPVYKPLVTPTVAIEQPDILCPGQSVTFVANTNGSEGVNPVYRWLVNGIDQNNNGKTFPAPATITAADKVTVTLINTSDCTDNPAGVTSLPVSPVYKSLVTPTVTVERPDLVCPGQSVTFVANTNGSEGINPVYRWLVNGVAQNNNGKTFPAPATITAADEVTVTLINTSDCTDNPAGVTSLPVSPVYKPLVTPTVAIEQPDLVCPGQSVTFVANTNGSEGVNPVYRWLVNGVAQNNNGKTFPAPATITAADEVTVTLINTSDCTDNPAGVTSLSVSPVYKPRITPVVTILTPSVYPACEGADQIFTATSPNAGSNPIYQWQLNHVNVGENSDKFTSSTLKNGDVLTCTISSSAQCTVPGTSNEFVIQTKTLPTVAFDGELTIKRGESIALSPIKSDGIIDYSWSPSVGLSNSAISTPTASPTATTAYTLTVTTTGGCQASATIKVNVLEQMVIPNTFTPNGDGVNDTWSIAGLAAYPNCTVNVFNRYGAGIFRSVGYAKNWNGSFNGYVLPAGTYYYVVDLKDGKKPLSGYVTLLK; translated from the coding sequence GTGTGTGCTTCTCCAAAACCGGTAATAACAGCACTTGTGCTTTGGCTCGTAGCTTTTTCAGCTTTTGGCCAGGCGCCCGATATTACCTATACTACTCCCAATGTTTATATTATAGGCAATGAAATAGCGCCGCTAAGCCCTGCAAATAAGGGTGGCGCTGTTCCGGCTACCGTTTATGGCGATACTAAGGTTATTGCGGGCACAGGGCAGTTTGGCAATGTGAACGGTAATGCGGCCACCGCGCAATTTAAATTGCCGTATGGTATAAGTATCGATGCCGACGGGAATATGTATATAGCCGAAAGCGGAGGCGGGATCCGTATGATAAGTGCCGCGGGGCAGGTTTCATCAATAGGTACCGACGCATTGCCCGGCCCACCTTTTAATGTGCCCAAGCTTAATAACCCACGTGGGGTGGTTAAGGATAAAAGCGGCAATTTGTTTGTGGCTAACTATAGCAATCATAATATATTAAAAATTACCCCTGCGGGTGCAGTTACTGTTTTTGCCGGTATTAACCAAGGTGGTACTGCCGATGGTCCGGGTAATGTAGCAAATATTATCAATCCTAATGGCATTGCAATTGATAAGGATGATAATTTGTATGTGTCAGACGGGAATAATGCGATCCGCAAAATTTCTCCGTCTGGGTATGTGTATACGCTTGCCGGGCAGCCGTCGGCAGGTACTATAGATGGGCTTGGACGTGCCGCAAAGTTTAACAAACCGGCCGGCCTTGCAGTTGATAAAGACGGAAACATTTATGTTGCAGACCAGGCTGGGTTTGTGATTCGCAAAATCACCCCTAACGGACAGGTTACAACAGTAGCGGGTAGTGGTTCTTTTGGCACAGGCGATGGAATTGGAGCGGCGGCTAATTTTCAATATCCTGTGGGAATAACAGTTGATCCCTCTGGTAATTTATATGTTACTGACGGTGGGGTAGGTACTGTGCGGCGAATTTCGCCGGACGGTGAGGTTAAAACTATAGCAGGCGGCGGTCCCATTGGGGCCGAAAGCGGGGTCGGCACTAACGTTCATTTTAGTAGCCCGAGTGGTATAACAATAGGGCCTGATGGCAATTTGTATGTGGCAGAGTATGGTAAAAATGCAATAAAACAGGTTATAGCAACTGGTTATACCATTGATAAGGTTTTGCCTGCAGGCCTTGTTTTTGATCCGAGAACAGGGATTATTACCGGGACACCTACAGTATTGTGGCCGGCTACCGATTATACAGTTACCGCATATAACGCCGCGGGTAGCAGTAAGTTCATATTGAGTATAGAAGTTGATGATGTGCTAAAGCCGATTATCAACGGTAGCAGCGCCAGTGGAGCTATTACAGCCTGCGTTGGGACGGCATCTGCAAATTATCAAACGTTCATGGTGTCGGGAATTAACCTTACCGACGATGCAATCGTTATGGCGCCTGCCAATTTTGAGGTGTCATTGACGCCGGTTGGTGGCTATGGCAATACAGTTACGATATCGCTTGCTGATTTAGAATTGCCTCCTGATGGAGACGGAATTCCTGTTTATGTTCGTTCTGTAGCAACAGCACCAGCCAGGAACTTTACTGGTAATGTGTTATTAAAATCAACCGGAGCTGCTGATGTTCATGTACCGGTAAGCGGAGTAGTAAATCCGATTATGACGCTGGAGGTAAGCATTAATCAACAAATTTTAGGTTGTCCCGGCGAGCAGGTGATACTTGTTGCGTTGACACCCAATCCGGCGAATAATCTAAATTATCAGTGGTATGTAAATGGAATCCCCACTGGCCCCAATAGCGTAAATTTTATAAGCTCTGAAGTTACCAGTACTGATATAATAACTGTAACCATGACTAATACCGTCGATTGTACCAATACGCCATCTGTTACCTCCGCCCCGGCATCACCCATGTATATACCATTGGTAACCCCGGTAGTAAGTGTAGAACAACCGGATTTGGCTTGCCCGGGGCAGCAGGTAATATTTGTGGCAAACACCCATGGCACGGAGGATGTTAACTCCGTTTACCGCTGGGAGATCAACAATGTCGATCAGCATAATAACAATAAAACGTTTCCGGCGCCCATCGCCATAACGGCTGCCGATAAGGTGACTGTTACGCTGATTAATACAAGTGATTGCGGTCCTCTGAGTTCAACTTCTGGCCCGGTATCGCCTGTATATAAGCCATTGGTAACACCAACGGTAACAGTGGAACAGCCTGACCTGGTTTGTCCGGGCCAGTCTGTAACTTTTGTGGCCAACACTAATGGGAGCGAGGGTATTAACCCAGTATATCGCTGGCTGGTTAACGGCATCGCTCAAAATAATAATGAAAAAACGTTTCCGGCACCTGCAACTATTACTGCTGCCGATAAAGTAACTGTTACCCTCATCAATACCAGCGATTGTACCGATAATCCTGCCGGTGTGACTTCTCTTTCGGTATCGCCTGTATATAAGCCATTAGTAACACCAACGGTAGCAATAGAGCAACCTGATATACTTTGTCCGGGCCAGTCTGTAACTTTTGTGGCCAATACCAATGGGAGCGAAGGTGTTAACCCTGTTTATCGCTGGCTGGTTAACGGTATCGATCAAAATAATAATGGAAAAACGTTTCCGGCACCTGCAACTATTACTGCTGCCGATAAAGTAACTGTTACCCTCATCAATACCAGCGATTGTACCGATAATCCCGCCGGTGTAACTTCCCTTCCGGTATCGCCTGTATATAAGTCATTGGTAACACCAACGGTAACAGTGGAACGGCCTGACCTGGTTTGTCCGGGCCAGTCTGTAACTTTTGTGGCCAACACTAATGGGAGCGAAGGTATTAACCCTGTTTATCGCTGGCTGGTTAACGGTGTCGCTCAAAATAATAATGGAAAAACGTTTCCGGCACCTGCAACTATTACCGCTGCCGATGAAGTAACAGTTACCCTCATCAACACCAGTGATTGTACCGATAACCCCGCCGGTGTGACTTCTCTTCCGGTATCGCCTGTATATAAGCCATTAGTAACACCAACGGTAGCAATAGAGCAGCCTGACCTGGTTTGCCCGGGCCAGTCTGTAACTTTTGTGGCCAATACCAATGGGAGCGAAGGTGTTAACCCCGTTTATCGCTGGTTGGTTAACGGTGTCGCTCAAAATAATAATGGAAAAACGTTTCCGGCACCTGCAACTATTACCGCTGCCGATGAAGTAACAGTTACCCTCATCAACACCAGTGATTGTACCGATAACCCCGCCGGTGTAACTTCTCTTTCGGTATCGCCTGTATATAAACCTCGGATAACTCCGGTTGTAACTATTTTAACGCCATCTGTTTATCCGGCTTGCGAGGGGGCAGATCAAATCTTTACAGCCACATCGCCTAATGCGGGTAGTAATCCAATTTACCAGTGGCAATTGAATCACGTTAACGTTGGCGAAAACAGCGATAAGTTTACAAGCAGTACCTTAAAAAACGGTGATGTGTTAACATGTACAATAAGCAGCTCCGCGCAGTGTACTGTACCAGGTACCAGCAACGAGTTTGTTATTCAAACTAAAACACTACCTACTGTGGCATTTGACGGAGAGCTTACTATAAAAAGGGGTGAAAGTATTGCCTTGTCCCCAATTAAATCAGATGGTATTATAGATTATAGCTGGTCCCCTTCAGTTGGATTGAGTAATTCAGCTATCTCGACCCCAACAGCATCGCCAACGGCAACTACTGCTTATACGTTAACCGTAACAACAACGGGCGGGTGTCAAGCATCGGCCACCATCAAAGTTAACGTGCTTGAACAAATGGTTATCCCTAACACGTTTACCCCTAATGGTGATGGTGTTAACGATACCTGGAGTATAGCCGGGCTTGCCGCGTATCCAAATTGCACGGTGAATGTGTTTAACAGATATGGTGCCGGAATATTCCGTTCGGTAGGTTATGCTAAAAACTGGAACGGATCTTTTAATGGGTACGTGCTGCCGGCCGGGACTTATTATTATGTGGTTGATCTTAAAGATGGTAAGAAACCGCTGTCGGGGTATGTAACCCTTTTAAAGTGA
- a CDS encoding GNAT family N-acetyltransferase — MIIRLATLNDVPQILAFVADIIPAMKAAGNFQWDNDYPNKQVFTGDINLNQLWVAEVTGAIAGVAAITTDQDAEYAQAGLDIDEAAIVTHRLAVNINYRGRGVAAALLKQAEHEATQRGINTLRIDTNIANLATQKLFPKLGYVLAGEISLDLRPGLRFLCYEKRLNSKLQQLPGHG, encoded by the coding sequence ATGATAATCCGGCTGGCTACCCTCAATGATGTACCGCAGATATTAGCTTTTGTAGCTGACATAATACCTGCTATGAAGGCGGCAGGTAATTTTCAATGGGATAATGACTACCCCAATAAACAGGTATTTACCGGGGATATCAACCTTAACCAGCTTTGGGTAGCCGAAGTTACAGGAGCAATAGCAGGTGTGGCTGCCATAACTACCGACCAGGATGCAGAATATGCACAGGCCGGTCTTGATATCGATGAAGCTGCCATTGTTACGCATCGGCTTGCTGTAAACATTAACTACCGGGGCCGGGGTGTTGCGGCGGCACTTCTAAAGCAGGCCGAACATGAAGCTACGCAGCGAGGAATAAATACATTACGAATTGATACTAATATTGCGAACCTGGCAACGCAAAAGCTGTTCCCAAAACTGGGCTATGTTTTGGCGGGCGAAATTAGCTTGGATTTAAGACCGGGTTTAAGATTTTTGTGCTACGAAAAGCGGCTCAATAGCAAACTACAGCAGTTACCCGGACATGGCTAA